Genomic segment of Paenibacillus macerans:
ATTATCCAAAATTCCGCCCACCATATCGGTGGTTCCTTCCATCAAATCGGTTTGAAAATCCTCGATGATCCCGTCCGGGTCATTCGGCGTTGCCTGCCGGTCACGGTCCGGAGCGTTCCGGCTTCCGTCCTGCTCTGGGGCCGTTTCCTTGTCTTCCTGAAAAAGGCCAAACGCCTTAAGTGTATCCGCTTTGGGAAAGGTGACGATGGTTCCGGTCAGTCCGATGAGCAGCAAGCCTATGGCAAAATAGACGATTTTTTTCATAGCGAAACGCTCCCTTGAAATCCGGATTTATTTTTGACCAACCGTAAGATCACGCCGTACAGCCGCCCGGCAAGCTGTCTGAGGCCCACGGCAAGCAGGATTCCCAGGCTAAACAACGTCATGGTTGCGAACAGGTTGAAAAGAAACAACTCGAATCCGCGCTGGATCAAGGAGATGATGATCAACAGCGGACTAAGCAGCATAGCGGCGGCGATGATGCTGAGAGAGGCGGCTAGGAGCAGCAGGATCGCTACGGGCAAGGCGACGGCGAGCATATTGATAAAGCTCATTCCAGCGGCCCGCAGCACCGCGCGCATCACATTGGCTAAGCTTTTCTTGCGCTCGGCCACCGAAATACTGTAATCGAGCAGCAGTTCCTTGGCCAGCAGTGAAGGCGTCCCCAGCTTTTTAATGATTTCTTCCTCGCTTTTCCCGGCGGCTGCGCCTGCCTCGAAATGCTCCTCGTAATCGTACAAAATTTCTTTGCGCTCCTCCGGAGGTATGCCGATCAGCAACCCTTCCAGGGTGCGCATAAATTCAGTTCTCCCCATGGCTACTCGTC
This window contains:
- a CDS encoding HAAS signaling domain-containing protein, with product MGRTEFMRTLEGLLIGIPPEERKEILYDYEEHFEAGAAAGKSEEEIIKKLGTPSLLAKELLLDYSISVAERKKSLANVMRAVLRAAGMSFINMLAVALPVAILLLLAASLSIIAAAMLLSPLLIIISLIQRGFELFLFNLFATMTLFSLGILLAVGLRQLAGRLYGVILRLVKNKSGFQGSVSL